GTTGGCGGTGAACCCGGCGTGCAGCTTGACCCGGACCGACGGGAGGTGGGCGACGTACACCGCGACCTCGCCCTGCGGCGCCTTGACCGTGGAGCGCATGGCCCGGGTCCAGCCCATCTTGATGTCGACCGGCCTGGTGTTGCTGAGGGGGTACTTGCTCCACAGCCCGACGGTGCCCTGGACCGAGTGGTACGGGTAGCGGGCGGCCAGCGACTTCTCGTACGTGGACACCTGCCCGCCCGGCAGCTCCTGGAGGGCCACGACGTCGGCCCCGGACCCCGCGACCTGCTGGGCGGTGCCCGCCGGGTCCGGATTTCCGGCGTTGACGTTGTGGGTGGCGACGGTGAGGTCGCCACCGGTGCCGGACTTGTCGGTGATCAGGCTGCCGAAGATGTTGAGCCAGACCACGGCGGGGAGCAGCAGGGCGATCAGCGCGGTGGCGGAGCGCCGCAGCAGGGCCAGGAGCAGCAGCAGGGGGATGAACAGCGCTATCCACGGCAGGAACGTCTCGATGAGGCTGCCGAGGTTGCCGACCCGGTTCGGGATGCGCGCGTGGACGACCATCACCAGGGTCAGCACCACCGAGCAGAGGGCCAGCACGATCCCGCGCCGCCAGATCCCCCCGTCCCGGGCCGCTCTGGTCAGCCGGCCCCGGAAGCGGTTCCCGTCGGGCTGCGGCCGCTCCGCGCTGCCGTTGCCCGTGTCCGCCCCGTACGCCTGCACCATCGCGTCGTCCTCACTGCCTTGCCGTACACATCGCCGCGCCCCTCGACCCTAGGTGATGGGTGGCGTCTTTCCCGCCGTCGACGTCCCTCTGCGGGCGACGGCTCTCCGTGAGCAGGACGAGCGGAGCGGGACGGGAGGTTCCGGTCCGGGCGTGGCCGGTGGGGGCTTGTGACAGAACGATCACACTCGGCCCGGCTCCGGTGCGTCAGGCGCGCCCGCCGAGGTCGTGGCCGCCGCCGGGGCCAGGCCCTGGAGCAGCGTCGTGATGATGCGGTCGACCAGGTCGTCGGGGAGGGGGGCGTCGGGGCGGTGGACGGTACGGACGAGCACCGCGCCGACGAAGAGGTCGTCGATCAGCTCCACGTCGAGGTCGTCGCGCAGCTCTCCGGCGGCGACGGCCCGGCGTACCGCCGCCAGTACCGCGGCGCGGCGGGGGGCGATCACCGTGCCGAAATACTCGTCCCAGAGCTTCGGGTGGCTCTTCATCTGGGCGAAGATGTTGTGCAGCAGTACCGAGGAACGCTGGGCGAGGCCCCGGGTGCGCAGGGACTCCAGCATGATGCGCAGGTCGGCGAGGCCCTCGGTGCCGGAGACGGGCGGGTCCACGGGTTCCATGTCCCGTACGACGTCGACGAAGAGCTCCTCCTTGCCGGACCAGCGGCGGTAGATGGTGGCCTTGCCGACGCCCGCCGTACGCGCGATGCGTTCGATGGAGAGGCCGGCCAGGGGTTCACCCGCCTCCAGGAGGGCGATGACAGCGTCCAGGATCGCGCGTTCGGCGGCGGCGGAGCGGGGGCGGCCGCGGCGGGGCTCCGGGTCGGCCGTCCCGTCGCCGCGCGCGGGGCAGGGGGCCGCCGGGCCGCCGTCGGTAGCGCCGCCCTCGGTCACGCCGATGCCGGTCGCACCGATGTCCGGGCCGGTCTCCGCCGCGCCGCCGCCGTCCGTACCGCCCTGCGCCGCGCCGTGCCGGTCCTGCTCGCCGGACCGAGCGCTGTCCCGCTCGCCGTCGTCCTGGTCCCGCACCTGATGCCGCCTCTCGCCGCGCCGTCGTCCGACCGTCGCCCCGATTCTCGCCGACCCGGAGGGGGCGGGAGGCCGCGGCCCTCCGGGCCGGTCCGTCAGTGGTCCACCGGCTCCTTCGTCGGGCGGGGCTCCGGCTCCTCCGTCACCGCGGGGGACCGGCCCGGCAGGTACAGGCCGACCACGAGCGCGCCGATCAGGGCGACGGCCGCCGAGCCGAGCGCGGTCACGTGCATGGCGCTGATGAAGGCGTCGTTGGCGGCGGCGACCAGCGGCTTTCCGGCCACCGGGCCGAGCTTCTCGGCGACCCCGAGCGTGGCCTCGATGGACTCGCCCGCCACATCCCTGACCCCGGCCGGGACCGCGCCGAGGTGGCCCTCGATGTCACCCCGGTAGACGGTGGAGAGCACCGAGCCGAGGACCGCGATCCCGAGCGCGCCGCCGACCTGGCGGAAGGTGTTGTTGACGGCCGAACCGGAACCGGCCTTCTCGCGGGGCAGCGCCTGCATCACGGCCACGGTGACGGGCGGCATGATGTGCGCCATCCCGGTGCCCTGGACGAAGAAGACGAGGCACAGCACCCACACCGGCGTACCGGCGTCGAACAGGGCGAAGCAGGCCAGTCCGGCCGCGACCAGCAGCATGCCCACCGTGCAGACCGCGCGGGCGCCGAAGCGGTCCACGACCAGCCGGGCCCGGGGCGCGAAGATCATCTGGGCGGCGGCGAGCGGAAGGATCAGCAGGCCCGACTGGAGGGCGCTGTAGCCGCGCACGCTCTGGAGGTAGAAGGCGGAGAAGAACGTCACGCCCATCAGCGCGAAGAAGACCAGCGCTATGGCGGCGACGGCGGCGGAGAACGCGGGCTTCCTGAAGTACGTGATGTCGATCGCCGGGTGGCTGCTGCGCTTCTCGTGCCAGACGAATCCGGCCAGCACCAGCAGTCCGCCGAGGATGGGGAGCAGCACGGTGGTGTCGGTGAAGTCGGCCAGCTCGCCGCCCCGGATGATCCCGTACACCAGCAGGACCAGGCCGACGATGGAGAGCGCGACGCCCAGCGGGTCGACCTTGCCGGGCTTCGGGTCACGGGAGTCGGGGACCAGGATCACCATGGCGACCAGGGCGAGCGCGACCACGGGGACGTTCACCAGGAAGATCGAACCCCACCAGAAGTGCTCCAGGAGCAGTCCACCGGTGATCGGGCCGATCGCGATGCCGAGGCCGACGCTGCCGGCCCAGATGCCGATGGCCTTGGGCTGTTCGTCACGCTCGAAGACGTTCATCAGGACGGCGAGGGTGGCGGGCATCACGAAGGCCGCGCCGAAGCCCATCAGGGCGCGCCAGGTGATGAGTTCGCCCGGCGAGGCGGACATGGCGGCCAGGGCGGAGCCGATGCCGAAGACGAGGATGCCGGAGAGGAGGACCTTCTTGCGGCCGATGCGGTCGCCGAGGAGTCCGGCGGTGAACAGGAGTCCGGCGAAGACGAGCGTGTAGGAGTTGATCGCCCACTCCAGCTCGCTCTGGGTGGCGCCGATGCCGGTGGGAGCGGGGCTGGCGATCGTCTTGACCGCGACGTTCAGGATCGAGTTGTCCAGCACCACGATGAGCAGGCTGAACATGAGGACGGTGAGGATCCACCAGCGGCGGCGGTGGACCGCCTCGGGTATGCGGGGCTCGGCGGCGGGCGCGGAGGGGGAAGGTGCGGACATGGGGACGAGCCTAACGTCGTTCCAATACGAGACCGTCTCGTATTGTTAAAGCTTTGCCCAACGGGAGCCGGCCGGCGGGGTGGTGCGGGCCCACTTCCCGTTTGCCCGGGCGGGATGCCACCATGGAAGGGATCCGGGGACGCCGTCAGGGCGCCTCGAGATGACGAAGGAGTCCACCAGCCATGTCACTTCCGGCTGCACAGAATCCGTCCGCACAGGGCCCGTCCTCCCCCGCAGGTGCCTCCCCCGACAGCAGCAAGGCGCTGTACGGAGGGAAGTCCACCCGCCGCATCACCGTCCACGACATCGCCGCCGCCACCGAGCGCGGCGAGAAGTGGCCCATGCTCACCGCCTACGACGCGATGACCGCGTCCGTCTTCGACGAGGCGGGCATCCCGGTCATGCTCGTCGGGGACTCGATGGGCAACGTCCACCTCGGCTACGAGACCACCGTGCCCGTCACGATGGACGAGATCGCCATGCTCTCCGCCGCCGTCGTACGCGGCACCAAGCGCGCCCTCGTCGTGGCCGACCTGCCCTTCGGCTCGTACCAGGAGGGCCCCGTCCAGGCGCTGCGCAACGCCACCCGGCTGATCAAGGACTCCGGGGTCGGCGCGGTCAAGCTGGAGGGCGGCGAGCGGTCCCACGAGCAGATCCGGCTGCTGGTCGAGGCGGGCATCCCGGTCATGGCCCACATCGGCCTGACCCCGCAGTCCGTCAACGCCATGGGCTACCGGGTGCAGGGCCGCGGCGAGGAGGCGGCCCACCAGCTGCTGCGTGACGCCAAGGCGGTCCAGGACGCGGGCGCGTTCGCCGTCGTGCTGGAGCTCGTACCCGAGGAGCTGGCCGCCGAGGTCACCCGCACCCTGCACATCCCGACCGTCGGCATCGGCGCCGGTGCGGCGACCGACGCGCAGGTGCTGGTCTACACCGACATGGTCGGGCTGACCGGCGGCAAGGTGCCGCGCTTCACCAAGCAGTACGCGAATCTGCGCCAGGTGCTCGGGGACGCGGCGAAGGAGTTCGCCGAGGAGGTCGTGGGCGGTACGTTCCCCGCGCCGGAGCACACCTTCCACTGACCCACCCGGTCGCCGCCGCTCCGTGACGGCGGCGCTCACCGACCATTTCCCGCACCACCGACAGCCCGCCGACATCCCCCATCGGCGGGCTGTCGCGCGCCCGGAGCACGTGTCGGCCGCCTGTCGGTGAGCTGTCGGCCGGCGCTGGTCCCATGGTGGACATGGAACGAATCGACAAGAACCCCGGCAACGGCCGGAACGCCGTCGAGGTGCGGGGGCTGGTCAAGCACTACGGCGAGACCAAGGCACTGGACGGCGTGGACCTCGACGTCCGCGAAGGCACCGTCCTCGGCGTGCTCGGCCCCAACGGCGCCGGCAAGACCACCCTCGTACGCTGCCTCTCCACGCTGATCACCCCCGACGCCGGACACGCGGTCGTCGCGGGCTACGACGTGGTGAAGCAGCCGCGCGAGCTGCGCCGCCGGATAGGCCTGACCGGGCAGTACGCCTCGGTCGACGAGAAGCTCTCCGGCTGGGAGAACCTCTACATGATCGGGCGGCTCCTCGATCTGCCGCGCAAGCAGGCGCGGGCCCGGGCGGACGAGCTGCTGGAGCGGTTCTCGCTCACCGAGGCCGCCAAGCGGGCCTGCATGGAGTACAGCGGCGGGATGCGCCGCCGCCTCGACCTGGCCGCCTCGATGATCGGCAGCCCGTCCGTGCTGTACCTGGACGAGCCGACGACCGGCCTCGACCCCCGGACCCGTAACGAGGTCTGGGACGAGGTGCAGCGGATGGTCGCCGAGGGCGCGACCGTCCTGCTGACCACGCAGTACATGGAGGAGGCCGAGCAGCTCGCCAAGGAGCTGACGGTCATCGACAAGGGGAAGATCATCGCCCGGGGCGGGGTCGACGAGCTGAAGGCCAAGGTCGGCGGCCGCACCCTGCACATCCGGCCCTCGGACCCGGCGGAGCTGCCCGCGATGGCCCAGGCGATCCGGGAAGCCGGACTCGACGGGGTCGCCGGGGCGCAGGCCGTCCCGGACGAGGGGCTGCTGTACGTCCCCATCCTCAGCGACGAGCAGCTGACCGCCGTCATCGGACTGCTGGGCGCCCGGGGCTTCTCCCTCGCCCATGTCGCCACCGCCCTGCCCAGCCTGGACGAGGTCTTCCTCGCGATCACCGGCGACAAGGCCGCCCCCCTCACCGACGCCGCTCCCCAGGAGGTCGCCGCATGAGCACCACCACCCTGACCCCCGCCCCCGCCGGGTCCGCGGGCACGAACCCGCCGACGGCACAGGCGCAGGCGACCGGGGAGGGCCGGATCGGGCTGCGGGCCAACCTGCGGCACATCGGGGCCCTGGCGCGGCGCAATCTGCTCCAGATCAAGAAGGACCCGGAGTCGATGTTCGACGTCCTTCTGATGCCGATCATCTTCACGCTGCTGTTCGTGTACGTCTTCGGCGGCTCGGTCGGCGGCAGCCTCGGCGGCGACCGGCAGGACTACCTGAACTACCTGGTGCCGGGCCTGATGGCGATGATGGGCATGAACATCGCCATGGCCGTCGGCACCGGAGTGAACGACGACTTCCGCAAGGGGGTCATGGACCGGTTCCGGACGATGCCGATCTCCCGCTCCTCGGTGCTCATCGCCAAGATCGTGGTCGAGCTGGGCCGGATGATGGTCGCCATCGTCATCCTGCTCGCGATGGGCTTCGCCCTCGGCATGACGCTGGGGACGTCCGTGCTCGGGCTGCTGGAGGCCGTCGCGCTGGCGGCGGTGTTCGGTGCCGCCATCATGTGGATCTTCATCGTGCTCGGGCTGTCCATGAAGACGGCCCAGTCGGTCCAGGGGATGGGGATGCTGGTGCTGATGCCGCTCCAGTTCGGCTCGTCCATCTTCGCCCCGCCGCAGACCATGCCGGGCTGGCTCCAGACCTTCACCGACTACAACCCGCTCTCCAATCTGGCGGACGCGGTGCGGGGCCTGATGATGGGCGGCCCGGTCGCCGGCTCCGTCTGGACGACGCTGGCCTGGGCCGCGGGCATCACGCTGGTGATGGCTCCGCTGGCGGTGTCGAAGTTCCGCAAGAAGGCCTGAGCGGCCGGGGCACCGGTGGTGTCACCGGTACGCCTCCGCCAGGGCGGTGGCCTCGTCGAGGGTGAGGCCGCCGCCCTGCTCGTACGCCGCCGTGAACGCCGCGTCGTCGAGGCGCGCCCGTACGGCCTCCTCGGCGTGCGCCAGGGTGCGGCGCTCCATCATGGTCGGCACATGCCCCTTCGGCAGGAGGGCCGCCTGGAGCGCCAGCAGCCGGGCGGCGTCCTCGGCGGCTCCGGCCGCGTCCAGTCCGGCGAGCGCGCGGGCGGCGGTCGTCAGGTGGGCCGACCGCATCTGCGGAGCGACCATCATTGACAGCCGGTCCCGCGAACTGTCCAGCGCGGTCAGCGCGTTGGACAGGGCGGAGGCGTGGGCGCCTTCGAGGTTGTCCAGCCAGGCCAGCACGCCGAAGACGAAGCCGCCGAAGATGGCGACATCGCGCGACCCGAAGTCCTCGCGGACCAGGTTCGTCTCCCTGCGGGCCTCCTCCACCCGCCCCTGGAGCCCGAGGGCGAACCCCAGGTGCATCCGGGCCATCGGGGTCGCCTCGTGGCCGGACTGCCTCCCGTTCTCGGTGATGTCGCGCAGGATGGCCTCGGCCTCCTGGAGGCGGTCGAGTTCGATGAGGGCCCCGGCGTACCGGGCGCGCAACAGGGCCACCTGGCTCTGGGCACCGATCTTCTGCGCGTACTCCACGGCGTCCGCGTAGTCCCTCAGGGCGGCGGTGAACCCGCCCGCCCGCTCGTTGGCCTCGCCCCGGGAGGAGAGCGCCTCCGCGGCGCCCCAGTCGTCGCCCAGCCGGGTAAAGATCTCCAGGCTCTCGTCGGCGTCGGCACGCGCCTCGGCCACCCGCTCGGGGTCGTTGGCCAGGAAGTTGGCGCGGGTGTGGAGTGCCGAGCCCAGCTCCCACTCGTAGCCCAGCTCCCGGCAGGCCCGGACCGTCCCGTGCAGCAGCTCGTACAGTCGCGCCGTGTCGCCGCTGAGCAGGACCGCGTACATCCAGAGCGTCCCCGGCATCCGGCAGGTCTGCGGCTGGCCGGGCCGGTAGGTGTCGACGATGATCCGCAGCCGCCGCTCCCCTTCGGGGGTCGACCACTCGCTCAGCGCGAGGTCCTGGCCGGCCAGCTGGATCAGCCCCACCCCGCGCCGCGCCTCCGCGAGCTGCTCGTCGTCCATCGGCGGGGGCCGGTCGGTGGCCCGCTCCGGCAGCGAGGGGGCGCGGACGCCGGGCGCCGCGAAGGGATCGGGCCCGAGCGAGGCGGCGGCCTCGCCCCACTGGCGGGCGTCCGCGCGCAGGTCACGCAGCATCCAGTACCAGGCCATCGACAGCACCACGCAGAGCGCCTCGTGCTCGTCCCGCAGGGCGACGGCGTGCCGGAAGGCGGTGCGCAGGTTCTCGTACTCGCGCTGGAAGACCGCGATGGCGTCCCGCTGTCCGGCGCCGCGCACCTTCGGGCCGGTGATCCGGGCCAGTTCCCGGAAGTGGACCAGATGGCGGCGGGCGACCGGCTCGCGCTCGGCGGCCTCGTCCAGGCGCTCGGCGGCGTACTCTCCGACCGTCTCCAGCAGCCGGTAGCGCATCCGGCCGTCGTCGCCGGGCGCGGCGACGACGAGGGACTTGTCGACCAGCGAGCCGAGCAGGCCCGCGACGTCGAGGCAGTCCACGGCGGCGCTCCCGCCCTGCCCGGGCAGGGCGCAGACCTCCTCGGCGGCGGCGAGGGAGCAGCCGCCGGAGAAGACGGCCAGGCGGCGCAGTACGGCCCGTTCCTCCGCGTCCAGCAGCTCCCAGGACCAGTCGACGACCGCCCGCAGGGTCTGCTGGCGGGGCAGCACGGTCCGGCTGCCGTTGGTGAGGAGGCGGAAGCGGTCGTCCAGCCGGTCGGCGATCTGGCGCGGGGTGAGCATCCGCAGCCGGGCGGCGGCCAGTTCGATGGCGAGCGGCAGCCCGTCGAGGCGGCGGCAGATCTCGGCGCAGGCGGCGACGGTCTCCTGGTCGGTGTCGGTGCGGAACCCGGGCCGGGCCGCCGCCCCGCGCTCGGCGAGCAGGCGCAGCGCCATCGGGTCGGGCAGCGGGTCGACGGGCCGGACGAACTCGCCCGGTACGCCGAGGGGTTCGCGGCTGGTGGCGAGGACCGTGAGCCGCGGGCAGTGGGTGAGGAGGTGGTCGGTGAGGGCGGCGGCCGCCCCGACGACGTGCTCGCAGTTGTCCAGGAGCAGCAGCATCCGGCGCGGGGCGCAGTGCTCGGTGAGGCGGACGAGGGGGTCGTCACCGGTGCGGTCGACGGCTCGTAGCTCCTCGGCGCCGGCGCCCCGCAGCACGGTCTCCCGGGCGCCGAGCGCGCTCAGGACCGCCTCGGGCACGGCGTCCGGGTCGTCGACGGGGGCCAGCTCCGCCAGCCAGACGCCGTCGGGCCAGGCGTCGGCGACGGCCTCGGCGGTCTCCTGCGACAGCCGGGTCTTGCCCGCGCCGCCGGGGCCGAGGAGGGTGACGAGCCGGGCATGGGTGAGGTCCTCGCGCAGGGCCGCGATGTCGCTGTCCCGGCCGACGAAGCTGGTGAGCCGGGCGCGGAGGTTGCCGTGGGCGGGCGGGGGCTTCGGGGCGGCGGGAGGCACCACGGGGGCGGGCGGCTCGGGCGCGGCCGGTCTCTGGTGGAGGAGCTCCCCGTACAGGCCGCGCAGCTCGGGCCCGGGGTCGGTGCCGAGGCGTTCGGAGAGTACGGTGCGCACCTCGTCGTACGCCGCCAGCGCCTCGGCCGTGCGTCCGGCGTCCCGCAGGGCCCTGATGCGCAGGGCCTGGAGGGGTTCGTCGAGGGGGTGGGCGGCGCAGAGCGCGGTCAGCTCCCACAGGGCCTCGTCCGCCCGCCCGAGGAGGCGCAGCGCCTCCAGCCGGGTCCGCCGGGCGGCGAGTCTGCGGGATTCCAGGCGGGCGGCGGGCGCCGTGCGGTCGGGCAGGTCGTCCAGCGGCGGCCCGTCCCAGAGCGCGAGGGCCTCGTCCAGGACGGTGACGGCCTTGGCCGCGTCGTCCTGCTCCAGGGCCCGGTTCCCCTCCCCCGCCAGCCGCTCGAACCGGTGCAGGTCCACCGCGTCCGGCTCGGCGGCGAGCCGGTAGCCGCTCTCCACCGACTCGACGGCGCTCCGCCCCAGCGCCCGCCGCAACCGCCCCACCAGCGCCTGGAGCGCGCCGGCCGCGTCGGCGGGCGGGTCGCCGTCCCACACCTCGTCCACGAGGACCCCGGCGGGCACGGTCCGTCCGGGGTGCTGGGCGAGGACGGTGAGCAGGGCGCGCAGCCGCGCCCCGCCGAGGGCGACGGCCGTGCCGTCGTCGCGGAGTGCCCGGGTGGTGCCGAGGATGCAGTAGCGCACGGGCCCATTGTCATCGACGGGCGCGGTGCCGGGGGCGGCCGGGTGGAACTCCTGACCGGGGCGTCGTCGTTCCCGCCGTACCGGCGCGCGCACGGGCGTGCGTACGGTGTCGCTGTTCCCTCCGTACCACCGCCTGTATGGGCGTGCGTACGGTACCGCCGTACCAGCGTGCTCGTCGGCGTACGTACGATGTCGCCGCCGTTTCCCCCAGCCCCAGGAGTTGTGTGCCGATGACCACCGCAGCCACCCGCGGGGACCGGAGGATCAGTCCGGTCTTCCTCGGGATCGCCGCCGTCACCGCCGTCGCGGGCTGGGCCGTCTGGACGGGCTTCGCGGGCGCCACCGGCTTCGCGGTCTTCCTCTTCGTCACCGGGGCCTGGATCGTCTCGCTCTGCCTCCACGAGTACGCCCACGCCCGCACCGCGCTGCACAGCGGGGACCTGTCGGTGGGGGCGAAGGGCTATCTGACGCTCAACCCGCTGAAGTACACGCACGCCCTGCTCAGCGTCGTGCTGCCGGTCCTCTTCGTGGTCCTGGGCGGGATCGGCCTGCCCGGTGGCGCGGTCTACATCGAGAGGGCCCGCATCCACGGCCGCTGGAAGCACAGCCTGATCTCGGCGGCCGGGCCCCTGACGAACGTGGCGTTCGCGATCGTCTGCACGGCGCCCTTCTGGCTGGACGCGCTGGACGGGGTCCCGCTCGCCTTCCAGTACGCGCTGGCGTTCCTGGCGATGCTCCAGGTGACGGCCGCGATCCTGAACTCCCTGCCGATCCCGGGGCTGGACGGCTACGGCGTGATCGAGCCGTGGCTGTCGTACCGGATCAGGCGCCAGGTGGAGCCGATCGCGCCGTTCGGGCTCCTCGCGGTCTTCGCCATCCTGTGGATCCCGGCGGTGAACACCGTCTTCTTCGACGGGATCGACGCGCTGCTGTGCCTGCTGGGCGTGGACGACCTCCAGCGGTACTGCGGTTACGACCTCTACCGCTTCTGGAAGGCGTTCTTCGGCGAGCAGAACCCGGTGTGCGCGGTGGGGTGACCGCGCACCCGGTCCGTCCTCACCCGGCGGCGGCCACGGGCTGGGTCCGGGCTCCCCGGCGCCGTCGCCCCTCGCGCAGGGCGGCGGCGAGGATCGCGACGGCGACCCCGCCGAACGCCCAGGCGCCGAGGACCCACAGGGCGCCGGTGGTGGCGTTGCCGTCGAAGTAGACGGTGTTGCGCACCACCGTCGTCCCGGCCCCAGGGGGCAGCGCCTGGCCGATCGCGCTCCAGAACGGTGGCAGCAGCGACGACGGATAGACCCCGCCGGAGCTGGGGTTGCCCAGGATCGTGAAGATCAGGATGGTGAGGCCCAGGCCCACCGTGCCCGCCACCGACTGGAGGGCGACGCCCACCGCGCCCGAGGCGAAGACCACCAGGGTGCCGATGCCGGCCAGCTCCCAGAAGGCGCCCGGCAGGCAGTTCAGCACCGGTCCCACGATGATGGCGCCGCCGATGCCCGAGACGAAGCCGTACGGGAGCATCGCGGCCAGCCGGACCAGGGTGCGGCGCAGGGTGGGCTTCTTGGAGCCGGCCGCCATGTTCAGGGCCGAGGCGGCGAGGTAGCCGCCGATGGTCCAGCTGAGGACCAGGTAGAAGGAGGACAGGCCCCGCGAGTCACCGGCGGCGGGCGGGCGGATGTCCCGTACGACGATCGTGCGGTTCTGCGCCCGGGCGACCTCCTGGAGGATCTCCGTGGCCGCCGTGGCGGCCGACGGGCCGCCCGCCGAGGCGACGATCAGGGTGTCGGTGCGCTTGGCCGGGTCCATGACCAGGGCGGCGTCGGTGCTCCGGTCCAGCAGCCGGGCCCGCGCCTCGGCGCGGCTCGCGACGGCGGTCACCTGGAGCGGGTCACCGGGGAGCGCGTCCAGCCGGGCGACCAGGTCCTTCTGGACGGCGGGCGGCGCGACGACGGTGATCGGCACCTTGTGCGGCTTGGGCGCGTGGAAGGCGCCCATGTAGGAGAGGGCGAAGCCCAGCTGGAGCAGGAGCACCCCGAGCATGACGAGCGCCGACCGGGTGGAGACGGCGTCGCGCACCTCCCCCAGGAAGCCCCGGTCCCCGTCGCCGCTCCGTGCGGTCGATCCTGATCCGTACCCGTCGTCCCTCGCGTCTGCCACGCGGTCCTCCCTCGGTCGGCCTCGCCACGGCCGTGGCGAGGCCGTCACATGGTCGGCCCCGGGCGGCGTCCGGGCTCCGGGGCGCGCCCACGAGGCAGGGCCCACGACCCGAACGGCTCAGGGGCCACGAGGGGTGGTGCGGGGAGGGTTCAGCGAGCCTCGGCGGCCGCCGCCTCCATGCGCTGCTTGCGCACGTAGAACCAAACCATGTTCGAGGAGAGCCCCGCGATCAGCACCCAGACGATCCCGAGCAGGCTGCCCTGGACGAAGGAGACCACGGCCGCCGTGACGGCGAGGACGCAGACGACGAGGGCGTAGAGAGCGAGGCGGGGCATGGGGGGCGGCTCCTGTCGGGGAACGGTCGCGGTCCCGTCCAGTCTCCCCCATGCCCCGTTGTGCCCCGCCCTGGCCCGGGTCCGGGTCCGGGCAGGAAGGATCAGACGTCGGTGGTACGGAGTCCGGCGTGGGCCTTGTAGCGGCGGTTGACCGAGATCAGGTTCGCCACCAGGGACTCCACCTGGTGGGCGTTGCGGAGCCGGCCCGCGAAGATGCCGCGCATCCCCGGGATGCGGCCCGCCAGCGCCTGCACGATGTCCGTGTCGGCCCGCGCCTCGCCCAGCACCAGGACGTCGGTGTCGATCTCCTCGATGGACTCGTCCTGGAGCAGCACCGCCGAGAGGTGGTGGAAGGCGGCGGTGACGCGGGAGTCCGGCAGCAGGGCGGCGGCCTGCTCGGCGGCGCTGCCCTCCTCCGGCTTGAGGGCGTAGGCGCCCTTCTTGTCGAAGCCGAGCGGGTTGACGCAGTCGATGACGAGCTTGCCCGCCAGCTCCTCGCGCAGGGACTCCAGGGTCTTGGCGTGACCGTCCCACGGCACGGCGACGATCACGATGTCGCTGCGCCGGGCGCACTCCGCGTTGTCCGTGCCCTCGACCCCGTGGCCGAGCTCGGCGGCCGCCTCGGCGGCGCGTCCGGCGTCCCGGGAGCCGAGGGTGACCCGCTGTCCGGCGCGGGCGAGCCGGTAGGCGAGGCCGCGCCCCTGGGGGCCGGTCCCGCCGAGTACGCCGACGCTCAGGGCGGAGACGTCGGGGAGGTCCCAGGGGTCCTTGGCGGGGGGCTTGGGCGCGCTGCCGCTGTCCTGTGTAGTCATGGGCCGACCCTACTGCCAGGTAGGGCCCGGAACCCCGTCCCGGGGGCTCCTGAACCCACCCCGCCGCCCGACCGCCGTACGGTCCTCCGTTCGGGTGACGGGGAGCCGTGCGGGGGCCACCGGGCGGGGTGCGGGGGCAGGATGCCGGGCCATGGATGCCGTACGTGTCGCCCTGCTCCGTGACGTACTGGCCGGGACCCCGTGGCCGGACTCCGCCCGCCGGTTCGCGCTGGCGTTGCGCTCGTCCGTCGTGCCGCACGGCGGCGGGCTGCTGCTGGTGGGGACCGAGGCGTACGAGCCGTGGCACCTGGCGGCCCACCTGGCGGACGAGTCCACCTGGTCCGGGCTGCCGGAGCTGACGCCCACCCTGGTGCGGCACCGGGTCCAGCCGGGCGATCCCGCTCATCTGTCGGCGGGGCTGGGCCGGATCGAGGCGGCGGGGCGGGGACAGACCGTGCTGCTGGTCGCGCCGGAGCGGCCGGACGGCGGGCTGCTGGAGCGGGTGCACGACGCGCGGCG
This DNA window, taken from Streptomyces griseus subsp. griseus, encodes the following:
- a CDS encoding BTAD domain-containing putative transcriptional regulator, whose amino-acid sequence is MRYCILGTTRALRDDGTAVALGGARLRALLTVLAQHPGRTVPAGVLVDEVWDGDPPADAAGALQALVGRLRRALGRSAVESVESGYRLAAEPDAVDLHRFERLAGEGNRALEQDDAAKAVTVLDEALALWDGPPLDDLPDRTAPAARLESRRLAARRTRLEALRLLGRADEALWELTALCAAHPLDEPLQALRIRALRDAGRTAEALAAYDEVRTVLSERLGTDPGPELRGLYGELLHQRPAAPEPPAPVVPPAAPKPPPAHGNLRARLTSFVGRDSDIAALREDLTHARLVTLLGPGGAGKTRLSQETAEAVADAWPDGVWLAELAPVDDPDAVPEAVLSALGARETVLRGAGAEELRAVDRTGDDPLVRLTEHCAPRRMLLLLDNCEHVVGAAAALTDHLLTHCPRLTVLATSREPLGVPGEFVRPVDPLPDPMALRLLAERGAAARPGFRTDTDQETVAACAEICRRLDGLPLAIELAAARLRMLTPRQIADRLDDRFRLLTNGSRTVLPRQQTLRAVVDWSWELLDAEERAVLRRLAVFSGGCSLAAAEEVCALPGQGGSAAVDCLDVAGLLGSLVDKSLVVAAPGDDGRMRYRLLETVGEYAAERLDEAAEREPVARRHLVHFRELARITGPKVRGAGQRDAIAVFQREYENLRTAFRHAVALRDEHEALCVVLSMAWYWMLRDLRADARQWGEAAASLGPDPFAAPGVRAPSLPERATDRPPPMDDEQLAEARRGVGLIQLAGQDLALSEWSTPEGERRLRIIVDTYRPGQPQTCRMPGTLWMYAVLLSGDTARLYELLHGTVRACRELGYEWELGSALHTRANFLANDPERVAEARADADESLEIFTRLGDDWGAAEALSSRGEANERAGGFTAALRDYADAVEYAQKIGAQSQVALLRARYAGALIELDRLQEAEAILRDITENGRQSGHEATPMARMHLGFALGLQGRVEEARRETNLVREDFGSRDVAIFGGFVFGVLAWLDNLEGAHASALSNALTALDSSRDRLSMMVAPQMRSAHLTTAARALAGLDAAGAAEDAARLLALQAALLPKGHVPTMMERRTLAHAEEAVRARLDDAAFTAAYEQGGGLTLDEATALAEAYR
- a CDS encoding site-2 protease family protein is translated as MTTAATRGDRRISPVFLGIAAVTAVAGWAVWTGFAGATGFAVFLFVTGAWIVSLCLHEYAHARTALHSGDLSVGAKGYLTLNPLKYTHALLSVVLPVLFVVLGGIGLPGGAVYIERARIHGRWKHSLISAAGPLTNVAFAIVCTAPFWLDALDGVPLAFQYALAFLAMLQVTAAILNSLPIPGLDGYGVIEPWLSYRIRRQVEPIAPFGLLAVFAILWIPAVNTVFFDGIDALLCLLGVDDLQRYCGYDLYRFWKAFFGEQNPVCAVG
- a CDS encoding DUF3533 domain-containing protein, with product MADARDDGYGSGSTARSGDGDRGFLGEVRDAVSTRSALVMLGVLLLQLGFALSYMGAFHAPKPHKVPITVVAPPAVQKDLVARLDALPGDPLQVTAVASRAEARARLLDRSTDAALVMDPAKRTDTLIVASAGGPSAATAATEILQEVARAQNRTIVVRDIRPPAAGDSRGLSSFYLVLSWTIGGYLAASALNMAAGSKKPTLRRTLVRLAAMLPYGFVSGIGGAIIVGPVLNCLPGAFWELAGIGTLVVFASGAVGVALQSVAGTVGLGLTILIFTILGNPSSGGVYPSSLLPPFWSAIGQALPPGAGTTVVRNTVYFDGNATTGALWVLGAWAFGGVAVAILAAALREGRRRRGARTQPVAAAG
- the npdG gene encoding NADPH-dependent F420 reductase → MTTQDSGSAPKPPAKDPWDLPDVSALSVGVLGGTGPQGRGLAYRLARAGQRVTLGSRDAGRAAEAAAELGHGVEGTDNAECARRSDIVIVAVPWDGHAKTLESLREELAGKLVIDCVNPLGFDKKGAYALKPEEGSAAEQAAALLPDSRVTAAFHHLSAVLLQDESIEEIDTDVLVLGEARADTDIVQALAGRIPGMRGIFAGRLRNAHQVESLVANLISVNRRYKAHAGLRTTDV